The following are from one region of the Lytechinus pictus isolate F3 Inbred chromosome 4, Lp3.0, whole genome shotgun sequence genome:
- the LOC135153907 gene encoding uncharacterized protein LOC135153907 has protein sequence MGNSGSSPMGASVPVNSQGLEHRPPLEKPINITNNNSSIETPKVPPSTNGIEKELISMNGSGSHDVIFNKDNEPLIGEKTKFEWDRRVPLMDPTVVAMMVEKMEMMKKMKKMGGRPPMNNGQEPNGTVVDGKMPTNGHLHPAPLTGNMTSNKRLPPNGTHPHGKAAPNGAHPMNGKMPPKFPKLLGSTENAVRIVRHMKTVFNSDEVQDLCDEKLDSTDSNMMFKMMQCKLEMEFKFLNDLGMGHLTQLIKQGKLPPVVQLIFICYQDDPEVLKELAFVGPIFSKRPDLMVRKGDAVPNIILRTCSEEAVTLNELHLNKNLPLVVFAASSS, from the exons ATGGGAAACAGTGGAAGTTCACCGATGGGCGCATCCGTGCCAGTCAACTCCCAGGGACTTGAACATCGCCCTCCCCTAGAGAAACCAATCAACATCACTAATAACAACTCTTCCATCGAGACACCGAAGGTTCCTCCGTCCACCAATGGCATCGAAAAAGAGTTGATCAGTATGAACGGAAGCGGCAGCCACGACGTGATTTTCAACAAGGACAACGAGCCGTTAATCGGGGAGAAAACCAAGTTTGAATGGGACAGACGGGTGCCCCTCATGGACCCCACCGTAGTGGCCATGATGGTAGagaagatggagatgatgaagaagatgaagaagatgggAGGGCGCCCTCCCATGAACAATGGGCAAGAACCAAACGGGACGGTGGTGGACGGGAAAATGCCAACGAACGGTCACCTGCATCCGGCACCTTTGACTGGTAACATGACATCCAACAAACGGTTACCACCGAATGGTACGCACCCCCATGGGAAGGCCGCGCCCAACGGTGCACACCCCATGAATGGAAAGATGCCGCCGAAGTTCCCCAAGCTCTTGGGCAGTACAGAAAATGCGGTTCGAATTGTGAGGCATATGAAGACGGTGTTCAATTCAGATGAAGTACAGGACCTGTGCGATGAGAAACTGGACTCGACAGACAGCAACATGATGTTCAAAATGATG CAATGTAAACTGGAGATGGAATTTAAATTCTTAAACGACCTGGGTATGGGTCACCTCACGCAGCTGATCAAACAAGGAAAACTTCCTCCTGTTGTGCAACTGATCTTCATATGCTACCAAGACGATCCAGAG GTCTTGAAGGAACTGGCATTCGTTGGTCCCATATTTTCAAAGCGACCCGATCTAATGGTTAGAAAAGGAGACGCAGTTCCGAATATCATCCTGAGGACTTGCTCCGAAGAAGCAGTGACGCTGAACGAACTTCATCTCAACAAAAACCTCCCCCTTGTTGTCTTTGCCGCCTCCTCATCCTGA